The sequence TACCAGGGTCTGTTACGGCGCCAGAGTATCCTTGCTGGTTGCTGTCGGTGCTACCGCTGTCGGCGGAGTAACCGGAGTGATTCTGGGCCTTATTGCAGGCTATATGGGAGGAATTGTGGATGCCGTCCTGATGAGAATCATGGATGGAGTCCTTGCCTTTCCCTTTATTCTGCTTTCCATTGTTCTTATGACCGTCCTGGGGTCGGGTATTATCAATGTGATCCTTGCCATAGGCATAGCGGAGATTCCACGGTTTGCAAGAGTCGTAAGGGGACAGGTGCTGATCGTAAAAAAGGAAGAATACTGCAATGCCGGAAGGGTGATCGGAATATCTCATTTCCGTATGCTGGCACACCATATCCTGCCAAATACTGTTTCAGAGGTAATCGTGTATGGGACTCTTAATATAGCCAGTGCCATTATTTCGGAAGCGGCATTAAGCTTTCTGGGGCTTGGCATTGAACTGCCTACCGCCTCATGGGGAAGTATTCTCCGTTCCGGAAGAAACTGCTTAAATACGGCCCCTCATATTGCAGCCGTATCAGGTACCTTCATATTGATCACTGTGGTCGGCTTTAATCTGCTGGGAGACGGTATCCGGGATGTGCTGGATCCAAAAATGAAAAAGTAGGTAATGAATATGGATATTAACAGGATAAAAAAAGATGTGGATCAGAGCATTGAGGAAAAAGGAGAAGATTTGTGGGGACTTGCCAGATACCTCTGGGAAAATCCTGAATATAATTTTAACGAATTCAAATCCAGCAGAGCCATATGGGAACTTTTGGAGAACTACGGATTTAAAGTGGAAAAAGAAATCTGCGGTTTGAATACGGCCTTTCGCGGGGAATATGACAGCGGAAAGCCGGGGCCTCATATCGGCTTTCTGGCAGAATATGATGCGGTTCCCGGAATGGGACATGCCTGCGGTCACAACCTGATGGCAGCAATGGCTGTGGGAGCCGGTTTTGGAGTAAAGTCTGTCATCCACCGTCTTGGGGGGAAGATCTCTGTGTTTGGAACCCCTGCGGAAGAGGGAGGAGGGGGGAAGGTCATTTTGCTGGAGAAAGGAGCATTCCAGGGCCTTGATGCGGCAATGATCCTCCATTCTGCCAATGAAACGGTAGTCAATGATATTTCCTATTCAAAGACAGATCTGACCGTTGAATATCAAGGTAAGAGCGCTCATGGAGCCACCTGGCCGGAAGAAGGAAACAGTGCCCTGGATCCCTTGCTTCAGTTATTCCAGTATATAGGCGGACAGCGCCTGCGCTGGAACGGCAGGGGAACGATCCTTGGGGTTATTACAAACGGAGGTAAGGATCCTATCCATATTCCTGATTTTTGCCAAGCTAAATTTACGGTCAGGTCTTTTGACAAGAGATTTAAAGAACAGATATTGAAGGAGTTTCTGGAGGCAGGACAGTCCCTTGGGACTATGACAGGAACCAGGTTCCGGTATGAATGGGATGGGTATACCTATGAAGATATCCGCAATAACAGCCAGCTTGAAAAGCTTCTTTTAAGAAACTTAGAAGACCTTGGAGAAAAGGTAATGCCAAGGAGAAAAGAACTTGGAATCGGCTGTACCGATGTGGGGAATCTTACTCATGTCATTCCAGGACTCCAGTCCTATATCCAGGTGGTTCCCGGCTTAAGAGGCCATACGAAGGAATTTGAGGAGGCCTGCGGCAGTATGTCCGGCAGAAGGGCTGTGTTGGTGGGAGCCAAAGCCATGGCTTTTACAGCGGCGGATCTGCTGTCCTCACCTGAAGCAATGGAAAAGGTAAAGCAAAGCTTTGCGGAAATGAATAAAAAATATGAGTAAAGGAGGTGCTGCTGTGGGAGAAGTATTATTAACAGTGAATGACTTAAAAACATATTTTTATACGGCAAGCGGCGTGAGCAAAGCAGTCGATGGAGTGAGCTTTCACATAAACCGGGGAGAAATCATGGGAATTGTGGGAGAGTCAGGGTCAGGAAAAAGCGTTGCCTCCTCCTCGATCATCCGGCTGCTGCCGGCCAGAACCGGAAAAATTGTAAGCGGCAGCATAGACTTTGACGGAACAGATGTATTGAAGCTGGGAAAAAGGGAGCTTTTGTCCTTCCGGGGCCGGGATGTTTCCATGATTTTTCAAAATCCCATGACTTCCCTTTCGCCGGTATTTAAGGTAGGCCATCAGATGGTGGAAATGATCTGCGCCCATCACAAGGTCAGCAGGCAGGAGGCTTACCGCATGGGAGAAGAAGCTTTAAGAATGGTTGGAATACCGGATGCCGGGCGGCGGATGGATTCCTATCCCTATGAATTGTCAGGCGGCATGTGCCAGCGGGTAATCATAGCAATGTCCCTGTGCAGCAATCCGAAACTGATCATTGCGGATGAACCCACGACAGCTCTGGATGTGACGGTTCAGGCACAGGTGCTGGAGCTGTTAAAGGATATGCGGGAGAAAAACGGGATGGCCATTCTACTGATTACCCATAATCTTGGTGTGGTATGGCAGATGTGTGACAGCGTCATGGTGATGTATGCGGGAAAGACCGTTGAGTATACGTCCTGTAAGGAATTGCATCACAATCCCCTTCATCCTTACACCTGGGGACTGTTGGATTCCATGCCGAAGCTGAGCAGCAATTCCGGAGAAGAGCTGGCAACGATCCAGGGAACCCCGCCGGATTTAAGATTGACGGGAACCTGCTGTAATTTTTCCAACCGTTGCCCATATGCAGAGGAACTGTGCAGAAACCAGGTTCCTGACTTAAAGGAACTTGAGCCGGGGCATTTCGTTGCCTGTCACAGGCAAAGGGAGGAAAGCCGTCTTTTTCGGGGAGGTGTGAAACAACATGAGTGAGAAAAGGATGATCTTACAAGTGAAAGGCTTGTCTAAGGATTTCCAGATAAAAGGAAAGAAGCTGGGGAGCAAAAAAGCGGTTCTTCATGCGCTGCAGGAAATCGACTTAGATATTCATGAGGGAGAGGTACTTGGTGTCATAGGAGAATCAGGATGCGGGAAATCCACCCTGGGAAGGTGCCTGGTAGGCTTACATAAACCGACAGAAGGGGAAATCCTGTTTGAAGGAAAAAGCATATTGGGAGTCAGAGCAAAGGATAAGCTGGAAATGTGCAGGAACATTCAAATGATATTCCAGGATCCCTATTCTTCACTGGATCCCAGGCATACTGCGGCTGATTCTGTTTCTGAACCCATGGTGGTTCATAAAACCGTAAAAGGCAGAGCAGCGATGGAGCAGAGGGTTTTAGAGCTTTTGAAACAGGTAGGGCTGGATGTGCAGCATATGAACCGGTATCCCCATGAGTTTTCAGGCGGGCAGAGGCAGCGTCTGAACGTGGCCCGTGCCATATCCATAAATCCCAGGCTGATCATCTGTGATGAGCCGGTATCAGCTCTTGATGTATCCATTCAGGCCCAGGTAATCAATCTTTTAAAGAAGCTTCAAAAGGAATACAATCTTACTTATGTGTTCATATCCCATGATTTAAGCGTTGTAAAATATGTCAGCGACAGAATCGTAATCATGTATCTTGGGCGGATCGTGGAAATCTGCAACGGAGGAGATATCTATAAGAATCCCCTGCATCCGTATACCCAGGCGCTGTTATCGGCGATTCCTCCGGAATGCCCTGATGAGGAAAAAGAGCGGATCGTACTTCAGGGAGAGGTTCCAAGCCCCATTGGAGAACGAAAGGGCTGCCCCCTGGCTGGACGGTGCCCTCAGTGCATGGAACGGTGCAAAAACGAAATGCCAAGGCTGAAACAACAGGGAGAAGAGGGACATCAGGTGGCCTGCTTCCTATACGAAAAAAAGTAAACCGGAAACGGAGGATTATGGGATGACAAAAAAGGAACTTCTGCACTATGTGGATGAGCATAGGGAAGAATTGATACAGCTTGTATCGGAACTGATTCAGATAAAAAGCGAAAATCCTACGGGTACCCAGAGAGGCGTGATTGATTATGTGGAAACATTTCTTGGGAAAGCAGGGATTGAGTTTAAAGAAACCGGCTGCAATCCGGATTATCCCTGCATTGTAGCAGGGATCGGAAGTGAAACGGGATTTTCCATGATTATTAACGGTCATGTGGATGTGGTGCCGGCCGGTGATTTAAGCCAGTGGGATTTTGATCCCTTTTCCGGTGAGATCACAGAGACCCAGATCTTAGGCAGAGGGACCTCTGATATGAAGGCAGGGGTGGCCGGCGTTTTATTTGCCCTTTCCCTTTTGAAAAGAGAGCATGTTCCGTTAAATGGGAACATCAGGCTCCACATAGTTTCCGATGAGGAAAGCGGAGGGCAGTTCGGAACCCAGTGGCTGTGTGCCAACGGCTATGCGGACCATGCCGATGCCTGTCTGGTGGCGGAGCCAACATCTATGAATACCATTGAGATCGGACAAAAGGGAGGCCTTCTTCTGACCTTGAAGGCCTTTGGGAAATCGGCCCATGGAAGTCTAGGAAATTTTAAGGGAGAGAATGCTATTTTGAAATTATCCAGGGTTCTTCCCCATATCTCCATGCTCACGGAAATAAAGGGCCATTTTACAGACAGGCAGCAAAAGCCATTAAAGGATTCCCAGATGCTGGCGGAGAAAGAAAATAATATTCCTGGATTAGGAAGGGCTATTGATCATGTGACCACAAATGTAGGCCTTATAAAAGGAGGAACCAGGCACAATATGGTTCCTGATTATTGTGAGGCTATTGTTGATGTACGGTTGCCCATCGGAGTCCGCAAAGAAGAGATTGAAGAGGTATTAGAACAGATCATGGAGGCCAGCGGAGCAGAGGGGGTGGAGTATGAGCTTCATTATAAGAGCGAAGCCAACTTCACCGACCATGAAGCCCCCATTGTCCTGGCATTTAAGAAAAATGCAGAAGAATTATTGGGAAGAGAGGTCATACCTGCCTACCAGTGGGCATCAAGTGATGCCAGGGATTACCGGCTGCTTGGAATCCCCACCATCCAGTTCGGCCCTTCCAATACGGTTGGGATTCATTCCTATAATGAAACGGTCCAGATCCAGGACGTGGTCACGGCTGCCAAAACTTATATAGGTGCTATTTGTGATCTTATGGAGGTTTTGTAAAACACCCCGCAGGCAGTCACCAAGGTCAGGCCGCCTGGCGCCTGACCGCTGCTTTCGTGAGAATAAATTTTTGGAGGATTCGCAATGTTGATGAAACAATTGATAGAGGTACATGACCTGCTTGACAGCAGCTATGCAAACGGAAAGGGGGCAATGGAGTATTTAAAAACCATCAGGCCGGATGCTGACGTGGAAGTATATACCTTGGTGGGACAAAAGGGAAAAACAGATATGATTAAGGTAAGGATTCCCGGAGCGAAAGGAAAGGCAAAAGGTTTAGATGCCCCGACCATCGGACTGCTTGGAAGATTGGGAGGCCTGGGAGCCAGACCGGAGAGGATCGGCTTTGTCTCTGACGGGGATGGGGCCCTTATCGCCTTATCCTTAGCGGCGAAACTGCTGGACATGCAGAACAAGGGGGACTATCTGGATGGCGATGTTTTTATATCCACCCATATCTGCCCGGATGCGCCCACCAGAGAGCACAAGCCGGTTCCGTTTATGGATTCTCCGGTGAATATGGCGCAGGTGAATCAGGAAGAGGTAACGGTGGAGCTGGATGCCATTTTATCCGTTGATACCACAAAGGGAAACAGGATCATCAACAACAGAGGTTTTGCCGTTTCTCCTACTGTAAAGGAAGGATACATATTGCGGGTTTCCGAGAGCATTTTGGATCTGATGCAGACAACAACAGGAAAACTGCCTTATGTATACGCCCTTTCCCAGCAGGATATCACGCCTTATGGAAACGGACTGTATCACTTAAACAGCATTCTTCAGCCAGCAACCGCCACAAAAGCACCCGTGATCGGAGTTGCCATAACAACGGAGGCGCCGGTCGCAGGATGCGCAACCGGTGCAACCCATATCACGGATTGTGAAGAGGCGGCAAGGTTCATGCTGGAGGTTGCTAAGGCTTACGGCAGGGGAGAATGCAGTTTCTATGATGAAATGGAGTTTGATAGGATCCAGTATTTATATGGAACCATGGGACATTTTCAAACCCTGGGAACAGGAAACGAATGTGACGACGACGCTTAGGATTTAAGTGTTTTTTAACAGCTCCCAGGCGCAGATTCCCAAATACAGACGGAAGATGTCCTCAATGGCTGTGATATCGCTGCACAGAAGCTTTTTGATGGCAGATAGCCGGGCGGTCAGGGTATTCCTGTGGATGAAAAGCTTCTGAGCGGTTTCAGTCAGATTCATAGAGTTTTCCAAATACGCCTTAAGGGTCACAAGAAGCTCGCTTTTATTCTCGGAATCATAGATAGCAAGGCTGCTGACGGTATCTTCGTATATTTTTTCTCTTTCATAAGTGGTCAGCTGGTTTAAAAGATGATAAGCAAATTGCCTGGTATAAGAATGAATGTGGGCGGTTTGGCGGTCGGAGGTCTGCAGGTGTAATGTCTGCAGGCTTTCTTCATATGCCTTTGCAATGGAAGTGCAGGTAGTATGGCAGCGGCTGATCCCCAGTCTGAAAAAGGTTTGATAATCCTTTAAATAATCCGACAGCTGCAGGGCAGCCTGATTGGACAGTGAGAGCGCCTCCACATTAGGTATTTGTTTCGGATACAGGAGAAAAATAACAATACGGTTTTCGTTGTGGCATAAGAAGTATTTATGGCTCAAATGGATCAGTCCCTGGTTTACGGCATTGTAGAGGCTGCGGAAAAGCTTGCTTTCTTTTGACTGGCATTCCAGGGTGATGCATACCTTTTTTAAGTCGTTTGGAAAGGAATAGGCATCGCAAATCACCCGAATTTCCTCAATGGATTTATTTTTAATGTCCGAAAGCATATAGAAAAAAGAATCATAATAATTTTCCTGGGAAAAGGCTCTGTTTTGAATCTGCATGGATGTGAGTTCCAGCGCGAGTACGGAGAATATCTGCTTAAGGACTTCCATGATGGTGGTGTCGATTTCTTTTTTGGTGATATCAATACATAAGTAATGCTTGTTGTCGGGAAGCAGAAAGGTATGAAAGGTAAGGAGTGTGTCATTGCAGTAAAAGTTACGTTTTCTGACGAGCTCTTTTGGTGTTTTCTCCGGCAGGGAATTGAACGGCTGGATCTGCAATTTGTGAATTCTGGAAAAATCCCCGTATTCTTTGGGCGGAATGCGGTAATATATGGGGAAATCAGTAGTTGTGGTTATCATTGTCATGGAATTGGTATAATTAGATATCCGCTCAAGCATTTTCATGATTCCTTCTCTATTAAAAAAGGATTCATGAAATTTTTCCGCCTCGCTGAGGATGAATTGCTGCCTTAAAATTTTCTGCTCAATAAGATTTTCGTTTATTATATTTATTATGTTGGTATAACCATGATAAAAAGGCACCGAAACAAGCGCAAGTCCATACTTGGCAGCCTCTTCGATCATGGAGTCGGGAATCCTGTCAAAAAAACGTTTCACTTTAATGCAGAATGCGGTACAGTCAATGGCATGGAGGTCCGCAATTATTTTTTTCTGGATTTCAAAATCATTATAAAAAATGTAACCCGTTGTAAGAACGATTTCATTCTTTTTTATCCACTTTACACCGTCAGGATTATCAAGCACGCTGATGCCGGTGATGGTTTTATGAAGAGCTTCATCTTCTCCAATGAATTCCAGATTATCTATGGGGGTTTCATATATAAACCATCCAAGGGTCAAGGGAGGATATTTCATTTCATGCTCCTTTTCATTCAAAAACAAAGATTAACCAGGGACTTGATTATTTTTGACAATCATAGCATTGACTGTTTCACTTGACAAGTTAAACTTGTTTTTTTACAGAAAGCCTTATATAATAATGGAAAATAAAATGCGGTTGGAAAGGCGGATCAATATTATGATACAGGACTTTACAATTCACACATTCCTTGAAAAACTATCCTCAAAAAGCCCAACGCCGGGCGGTGGCGGGGCAGCAGGTCTTGGCGGTGCCATAGGAGCGGCTTTGGGAGAGATGGTGGTAAACTTAACTCTTGGCAAGAAGCGGTATGCCGATGTGGAAGAAGAAATGCAGTCAATCCTTGAAAAGCTGGAAGTTTTGAAAAGCGAATTTTTAAGGCTTGCAGATGAAGACGAAGTTGTATTTGTTCCTTTGGCGGCTGCATACGGCCTCCCCTCCGGCACGGAGGAAGAAAAACTCCATAAGGCGGAAATCTTAGAAACCCACCTTCTTGCAGCCACTCTGGTTCCTCTCATGGTCATGGAGCGTTCCATGGAAACTCTTGATATCATGGAGATCCTGGCAGAAAAGGGAAGCCGTCTGGCTGTCAGTGACGTAGGCGTGGGAGTTCAGTTTATCCGTTCCGCACTGCTGGGAGCCAAGATGAATGTTTCCATCAATACAAAGTCCATGAAGAATCGGGAAAAGGCCGGACAGCTACAGGTTCAGGCGGAACACCTGGCAGAAGAAGGAATCAGAAAGGCAGATGCCATCTATGCGAAGGTGGAAGCTGCGTTAAAGGCATAATAAGGAGGAGGAAAACAGACGTGATAACCTTAAAGGGTGCAGCCGTATCTGCAAAAATCAAGGAACAGGTAGAAACGCTTTTGACTGATTTAAAGGGAAAAACTCCAAAGCTTGCCATTGTGCGGGTAGGAGAACGGCCGGATGACTTATCCTACGAGCGGGGAGCTTTAAAGAAGATGGAAAGCTTCGGTCTGATGGGGGAAAGCTTTGCATTTCCCCAGGACATCACTGATGAAGCATTTAAGGAAGAATTTGCAAAGATCAATGAAAACCCGGACATCGATGGCATCCTTCTCCTTCGTCCCCTGCCAAAGCAGATCAAGGAAAAGGATATTGAGCATATGATTGACCCGGGAAAAGATTTGGATGGCATATCACCAGAAAATATCGCCAGGGTATTTGCCGGAGACAATACCGGATTTGCACCCTGTACGGCGGAAGCGGTGGTGGAAGTCCTAAAAGCCAATGATATTGCCCTGACAGGAAAGAGAGTAGCCATCGTGGGCAGAAGTATGGTAGTTGGCCGCCCCTTATCCATGCTGATGCTGAAAGAGAACGCTACGGTTACCATCTGCCACACCCGTACGGAAGATTTAAAGGAAACCTGTAAAAATGCTCAGATCCTTGTGGCTGCTGCCGGTCGTGCAAGGATGGTGGATGCATCTTTTGTAGGTACGGATGCCATAGTGGTTGATGTGGGAATCAATGTGGACAAAGACGGAAAGCTTTGCGGAGATGTGGATTTTGATTCTTTAGAAGGAACTGCCTCCATGGCAACTCCTGTACCAGGAGGTGTAGGAGCGGTGACAACGGCTGTGCTGGCAAGGCATCTGGTGTTGGCTGCCCTTAAAAGATAAAACTCTTTTTATGCGAAAAAGTAAAACAGAGGCGCTGCAGAAAAAGCAGTGCCTCTGTTTTTTATCCGTTTAATGCCTGCCGCTTCACCTGTCCGATAGCTCCCAGTACTGGTGGGAAATACAGGATTAATACGGTTAATACTAACTCTGGCAGGATATAAGTGGCATTATAACCCAGAGTATAAACCAATGGGGGTATGCCCTCCGGTGTATAGGAAGCAAAGAATATATAACCGGAGATAACATGGAATAAGTACCGACCCGTAACGCCCACAATATATCCGGCTACAAGACCGTGCTTTTTATTACTGAACAGACCGGAAAGCCCCAAAGCACCGAATGCCAAGGGATAGTCAAGAAGAACCTGGATCGGAGCGAATATATAGGGGTTCGTGATAAACTGTAAAATTCCGTAGGCTACACCGGTCGTGATCCCGGCCTTTACACCGTAAACATAACCGATGAGGCAGATGAACATCATGGAAAACAGAGTGACGGAGCCGCCAAAAGGAAGGGAAGCTACTTTGATAAAGGAAGTTACCGTTGCAAGCGCCATCGCGCCTGCGCAGTAAACCAGCTGGCGGGTCTGCAGCTTTTGAGATTTAGAAGACGATCTGCCAAGAAGATGCAGGGCAAAAAAGATTGCAGCAAATAGAACAATCACCAGCAAGTATCCTGCCGGCTTTAATAAATACTCTTCACTTTCCGCAGAGTAAGTTAGAAAAAATGACATAAAAAATCCTCCTTTGTGTGCGCAGGAGGGGACTACTATTGCTTCCTTACGCCGGCATTATCCGGTTCAAGTAGTGAGGGTTTGGTTTCTACCAATCTCAGCCAATGGCTCCCCTAGCGTGTGTAATTTATACAATTTTGCTGTGAGTATAGCGCAAATACACAGGCTTGTCAAGCCTTATCAAGTCATGTTTTTCATGTCTGATCCATAACCAAATTGTAAATTCAGTATAAAAATGCAAATTAAGCACAACCTAGTAAAAGCAGTAAAGTTGAAATAAGGTCCGCTTGATTTATTATTAACAAATTGGAGATACGGAGGTTGTTTTAATGACAGGCTTTATTATTGCTCTTATATCCGGAGCGCTTATGAGCATACAGGGAGTTTTTAATACGGGAGTGACAAAGCAGACCAGCATGTGGGTTTCTACAGGCTGGGTACAGCTGACTGCATTTTTGACCTGCCTCATTCTGTGGTATTTCTCCGGCAGGGAGAACATTACCGGTCTATTTGACGTACAGCCAAAGTACTTATTGATAGGCGGCGTTTTGGGTGCATTCATTACCTATACCGTAGTAAGGAGTATGGGGACGCTGGGGCCGGCCAAAGCGGCTCTGATTATTGTAATTTCCCAGATCATTGTTGCCTACGCCATCGAGTTATTTGGCTTGTTCGGTGTTGAAAAGGTAGGATTTGAATGGAAGAAGCTGATCGGCGCGGTTGTTGCCATTATCGGAATCATGATATTTAATTAATTTGGAAATAGTGCTTGTATTTACTTATTTCTTTAGGTAGAATAGTAACATAGGCTGAAGATGGTATCCTTTTTTGGAGATTTTTGTAAGAGGAGGGATATCATGGATTACAAGAAAGTTAAAATCATCCTTATCGCCCTGTGTGTCTTAGGGGCGGGTGTATGTTACGGCTTGAGCAGAAGCCAGGAGGTTCGCAGGTCAGGGATTTCTCTGTCAGAGGAATCGGCTTTATCTTCCGGGGAAACGGTTACCGGAATTGGAGCAGGTGATGGCCCGGCGGCTTTAACGGCAGAAGAGACCAGCTTAGGAAGTGCAGGTGAGGAAACGGCCCTGCCTTTCTATGTACATATCTGCGGAGAAGTTATTTCTCCCGGTGTTTATGAGCTTAAAGAAGGAAGCCGGGTTTTTCAGGCAATCGAGAAAGCAGGCGGAGTCACAGACCAGGCTGCGGCAGAATATTTAAATATGGCGGAGCAGGTCAAGGACGGCATGAAGATCGTGGTCCCTGGTAAGGAAGATGTGGAAGCGGCAAAGGCCAGGGGAGAAATTTCCTTACAGGCAGAGGCTTCATCTAACGTACAAAGAAACAAGGTAAATTTAAATACAGCCACCAAAGAGGAACTGATGACCCTTCGGGGAATCGGAGAAGCCAAGGCAGCTGATATTCTTAAGTATCGGGATAGCCACGGCGGATTTCAAAAGATCGAGGATATCATGAAGATATCCGGCATCAAAGATGCGGCGTTTCAAAAAATAAAAGATGATATAACGGTTTGAAATAGAGGATAGAGGTGTAGTATGGCAAGCGTTTTAGTAGTTGATGATGAAAAACTCATCGTAAAAGGAATGAGATTCAGTCTGGAACAGGACGGTATGGAAGTGGACTGTGCCTATGACGGAGAGGAAG is a genomic window of Lacrimispora sphenoides containing:
- a CDS encoding ABC transporter ATP-binding protein; the encoded protein is MSKGGAAVGEVLLTVNDLKTYFYTASGVSKAVDGVSFHINRGEIMGIVGESGSGKSVASSSIIRLLPARTGKIVSGSIDFDGTDVLKLGKRELLSFRGRDVSMIFQNPMTSLSPVFKVGHQMVEMICAHHKVSRQEAYRMGEEALRMVGIPDAGRRMDSYPYELSGGMCQRVIIAMSLCSNPKLIIADEPTTALDVTVQAQVLELLKDMREKNGMAILLITHNLGVVWQMCDSVMVMYAGKTVEYTSCKELHHNPLHPYTWGLLDSMPKLSSNSGEELATIQGTPPDLRLTGTCCNFSNRCPYAEELCRNQVPDLKELEPGHFVACHRQREESRLFRGGVKQHE
- a CDS encoding cyclodeaminase/cyclohydrolase family protein; its protein translation is MIQDFTIHTFLEKLSSKSPTPGGGGAAGLGGAIGAALGEMVVNLTLGKKRYADVEEEMQSILEKLEVLKSEFLRLADEDEVVFVPLAAAYGLPSGTEEEKLHKAEILETHLLAATLVPLMVMERSMETLDIMEILAEKGSRLAVSDVGVGVQFIRSALLGAKMNVSINTKSMKNREKAGQLQVQAEHLAEEGIRKADAIYAKVEAALKA
- the thiT gene encoding energy-coupled thiamine transporter ThiT; translated protein: MSFFLTYSAESEEYLLKPAGYLLVIVLFAAIFFALHLLGRSSSKSQKLQTRQLVYCAGAMALATVTSFIKVASLPFGGSVTLFSMMFICLIGYVYGVKAGITTGVAYGILQFITNPYIFAPIQVLLDYPLAFGALGLSGLFSNKKHGLVAGYIVGVTGRYLFHVISGYIFFASYTPEGIPPLVYTLGYNATYILPELVLTVLILYFPPVLGAIGQVKRQALNG
- a CDS encoding bifunctional 5,10-methylenetetrahydrofolate dehydrogenase/5,10-methenyltetrahydrofolate cyclohydrolase, whose protein sequence is MITLKGAAVSAKIKEQVETLLTDLKGKTPKLAIVRVGERPDDLSYERGALKKMESFGLMGESFAFPQDITDEAFKEEFAKINENPDIDGILLLRPLPKQIKEKDIEHMIDPGKDLDGISPENIARVFAGDNTGFAPCTAEAVVEVLKANDIALTGKRVAIVGRSMVVGRPLSMLMLKENATVTICHTRTEDLKETCKNAQILVAAAGRARMVDASFVGTDAIVVDVGINVDKDGKLCGDVDFDSLEGTASMATPVPGGVGAVTTAVLARHLVLAALKR
- a CDS encoding ABC transporter ATP-binding protein → MSEKRMILQVKGLSKDFQIKGKKLGSKKAVLHALQEIDLDIHEGEVLGVIGESGCGKSTLGRCLVGLHKPTEGEILFEGKSILGVRAKDKLEMCRNIQMIFQDPYSSLDPRHTAADSVSEPMVVHKTVKGRAAMEQRVLELLKQVGLDVQHMNRYPHEFSGGQRQRLNVARAISINPRLIICDEPVSALDVSIQAQVINLLKKLQKEYNLTYVFISHDLSVVKYVSDRIVIMYLGRIVEICNGGDIYKNPLHPYTQALLSAIPPECPDEEKERIVLQGEVPSPIGERKGCPLAGRCPQCMERCKNEMPRLKQQGEEGHQVACFLYEKK
- a CDS encoding M20 family metallopeptidase, which produces MTKKELLHYVDEHREELIQLVSELIQIKSENPTGTQRGVIDYVETFLGKAGIEFKETGCNPDYPCIVAGIGSETGFSMIINGHVDVVPAGDLSQWDFDPFSGEITETQILGRGTSDMKAGVAGVLFALSLLKREHVPLNGNIRLHIVSDEESGGQFGTQWLCANGYADHADACLVAEPTSMNTIEIGQKGGLLLTLKAFGKSAHGSLGNFKGENAILKLSRVLPHISMLTEIKGHFTDRQQKPLKDSQMLAEKENNIPGLGRAIDHVTTNVGLIKGGTRHNMVPDYCEAIVDVRLPIGVRKEEIEEVLEQIMEASGAEGVEYELHYKSEANFTDHEAPIVLAFKKNAEELLGREVIPAYQWASSDARDYRLLGIPTIQFGPSNTVGIHSYNETVQIQDVVTAAKTYIGAICDLMEVL
- a CDS encoding DUF1177 domain-containing protein — encoded protein: MLMKQLIEVHDLLDSSYANGKGAMEYLKTIRPDADVEVYTLVGQKGKTDMIKVRIPGAKGKAKGLDAPTIGLLGRLGGLGARPERIGFVSDGDGALIALSLAAKLLDMQNKGDYLDGDVFISTHICPDAPTREHKPVPFMDSPVNMAQVNQEEVTVELDAILSVDTTKGNRIINNRGFAVSPTVKEGYILRVSESILDLMQTTTGKLPYVYALSQQDITPYGNGLYHLNSILQPATATKAPVIGVAITTEAPVAGCATGATHITDCEEAARFMLEVAKAYGRGECSFYDEMEFDRIQYLYGTMGHFQTLGTGNECDDDA
- a CDS encoding PucR family transcriptional regulator, with protein sequence MKYPPLTLGWFIYETPIDNLEFIGEDEALHKTITGISVLDNPDGVKWIKKNEIVLTTGYIFYNDFEIQKKIIADLHAIDCTAFCIKVKRFFDRIPDSMIEEAAKYGLALVSVPFYHGYTNIINIINENLIEQKILRQQFILSEAEKFHESFFNREGIMKMLERISNYTNSMTMITTTTDFPIYYRIPPKEYGDFSRIHKLQIQPFNSLPEKTPKELVRKRNFYCNDTLLTFHTFLLPDNKHYLCIDITKKEIDTTIMEVLKQIFSVLALELTSMQIQNRAFSQENYYDSFFYMLSDIKNKSIEEIRVICDAYSFPNDLKKVCITLECQSKESKLFRSLYNAVNQGLIHLSHKYFLCHNENRIVIFLLYPKQIPNVEALSLSNQAALQLSDYLKDYQTFFRLGISRCHTTCTSIAKAYEESLQTLHLQTSDRQTAHIHSYTRQFAYHLLNQLTTYEREKIYEDTVSSLAIYDSENKSELLVTLKAYLENSMNLTETAQKLFIHRNTLTARLSAIKKLLCSDITAIEDIFRLYLGICAWELLKNT
- a CDS encoding M20 family metallopeptidase, with product MDINRIKKDVDQSIEEKGEDLWGLARYLWENPEYNFNEFKSSRAIWELLENYGFKVEKEICGLNTAFRGEYDSGKPGPHIGFLAEYDAVPGMGHACGHNLMAAMAVGAGFGVKSVIHRLGGKISVFGTPAEEGGGGKVILLEKGAFQGLDAAMILHSANETVVNDISYSKTDLTVEYQGKSAHGATWPEEGNSALDPLLQLFQYIGGQRLRWNGRGTILGVITNGGKDPIHIPDFCQAKFTVRSFDKRFKEQILKEFLEAGQSLGTMTGTRFRYEWDGYTYEDIRNNSQLEKLLLRNLEDLGEKVMPRRKELGIGCTDVGNLTHVIPGLQSYIQVVPGLRGHTKEFEEACGSMSGRRAVLVGAKAMAFTAADLLSSPEAMEKVKQSFAEMNKKYE
- a CDS encoding ABC transporter permease, with protein sequence MAKSLGLDQQSHEEILKKERKSNSAWSKLKRNKTALLGLFAVSVMVALAILAPVITNGKPNEIHPIDAYLKFFEKGHLLGTDEFGRDLFTRVCYGARVSLLVAVGATAVGGVTGVILGLIAGYMGGIVDAVLMRIMDGVLAFPFILLSIVLMTVLGSGIINVILAIGIAEIPRFARVVRGQVLIVKKEEYCNAGRVIGISHFRMLAHHILPNTVSEVIVYGTLNIASAIISEAALSFLGLGIELPTASWGSILRSGRNCLNTAPHIAAVSGTFILITVVGFNLLGDGIRDVLDPKMKK